A region of the Acidobacteriota bacterium genome:
ATCACCATCTGCCGCTTTCTCCTCTTCCCATCTTTGCTGATAAGGTCCATTGTTACCTTCACCCACATGTCATTCCCCGGCGAGTAGAACGCCTCGTAATAATTGCTCACGATCTGCTTCGCTGAAATAGCCTGCTGTGCTGAGGCATATTGAGGGAGAAGGGAAAGCAACAGCGACAGGGCCGATACAGAAAGGAATATTCTGTGTATGATTTTCATAGTGAAAACCTCCTTCTTTTGTTTTGCATTATCCTTAGCAGTGCTTCTATTTGATCTGATCCCCGTTCACGGATGGTTCTTTTGCCCGTCTGATCAGTTCTTCGCAGCTTTTCAATCCAAGCATTCTCAGGAATGATTTCATCGGGCACCAGTTGCTGAAGGCTGACTGGAACAGGTTGATCCCTACAAAGATGGTGAACAAAAACCAGAGTGGTGAATGAAAATATCCCAGGACGACGCTGACCAGAACGAAGACTCCTGCGATACCACGTAATATTCTTTCAATCGTCATTGTTCCTCC
Encoded here:
- a CDS encoding DUF2892 domain-containing protein, with the translated sequence MTIERILRGIAGVFVLVSVVLGYFHSPLWFLFTIFVGINLFQSAFSNWCPMKSFLRMLGLKSCEELIRRAKEPSVNGDQIK